TTTGTTGACGGCCAGGTTGTCGAAGAGGGCGGCCCGGAGCTCGCCGACCGCCTCGAAGATGAAGGCTACGACCGCTACGCCACCGGCGCAGGAGCGGCCACCATCGCTGCCGCTTCCGCTGCAGCACAGGCCTAGTGAGGACTATACGATGACCGAACTCAATGTGGCCCGCACGGCCCTCGAGGATGTCGAAGAGGCGCTTATGGATGTGATCGACCCTGAACTGGGCGTGAACATCGTTGATCTGGGCCTCCTGTACGGACTGAAGTACTCGGACGACGATGGCGCCCTGCTGATCGACATGACGCTGACGACGGCTGCCTGCCCGCTCACCGATGTGATCGAGGAGCAGGTCGGCAAGGCCCTCGACGGGGTCGTCGACGAATGGCGGCTGAACTGGGTGTGGATGCCGCCGTGGGGTCCGGAACGGATCACCGAAGACGGCCGCGACCAGATGCGGGCCCTCGGCTTCAACATCTAAGTCTGCACCGCGTCCCGGACGTACAGACGACGGCGGGCCCACCCCCTGGGGGCGGGCCCGCCGTCGGCGTTTCACGGCCTGCAGGGTCTGCGGCTACGGGGTGGCGCCGGTGAAGGTGTCGCACTGCTTGATATCCCCGGACGTGTAGCCCCGGTAGAACCAGGTCTGGCGCTGGGCACTGGAACCGTGGGTCCAGGCCTCCGGAGTCACCTTGCCGGTCGCGGCCTTCTGGATCCGGTCATCACCGACCGCCGAGGCAGCGGACAGCGCGTCCTTGAGGTCTTGCTCCTTGAGCGGTTCCAGGAACGGCACCCCGGTCGCGGGATCCTTCGCGGTGGTGGCGTAGTGCACCCACAAGCCCGCGTAGCAGTCAGCCTGCAGTTCCACCCGGACGGCCCCGGATTCGGGTCCTTGGGGATCCTGCTGGGCCCGGTCCAGGTTCCCCAGGATGTTCTGGACATGGTGGCCGAACTCGTGGGCCACCACATACTCCTGCGCCAGCGGTCCGCCGGAAGAGCCAAACCGATCCACCAGTTCCTGGAAAAAGCCCGGGTCAAAGTACGCGGTACTGTCGGCGGGGCAGTAGAACGGCCCCACCTCCGAGGTGGCATTGCCACAGCCTGTGCCGGTGGCCGCAGCGAAGATAACAGTTTGCGGTTGCGGGTACCGGGTGCCGGTTTCCGCCAGGTAGGCGGGCCAGAACGCGTTCAGGCTGTTGACCGTTCCCGTGATCCGGCAGTCGAGGCGGGCGTCCGCATCGGCACCTGTCAGGCAGGCCGCGGCGGCGCCCTGCCCCTGCGGCCCGGGGTCCTGCGTGCTGCTTCCGCCAAGGCCATCCAGCAGGGCGGGATTTACGCCGAGCAGGACTGCGATCAGCAGGACGATGCCCCCGCCAATCCCGCCGCCGACCTTGACTCCGCGGCCCGCGCCGCGGCGGTCTTGTACCTGGGATGGGTCCAGTTGGACGTTGTCATTAAAACTCATGGAGTCACATTATCGTGGACCGGCTGCCCGGTACTCCCCGGCCGGTAAAGTTGATTCGATGCCATTTATTAACAGACTCCTGCAGTGGGCCGATGACCGCCCCGACGGTACCGCCGTCGTGGTGGCCGGGCAGCGCCTGAGCTGGGAGGAACTGCGCGAGGCGGCCGCCGGCCTGGTGGACGGCTCGCCCGCGGTGACGGTGCTCTGTGAGGAGAACTCCCTGCACTTCGCCGCGGCGTTTACGGCCGCGGTGGCGGGGGAGCGGCAATGCGCGGTGCTGGACCCGGCCTGGCCGCCGCACCTGCAGGACGAAATCAGGAAACGGATTGGCGACGCAGTTCCGGCCGCGGATGCGCTGGTCGCCGGGTCCGCTCTGGTGGACGGGCCGGCCGGGTCCCCGTTCCTGATCGGCCTGACCTCGGGCACCACGTCGGTTCCCAAGGCATTCAGCCGTTCCCGCCGGTCCTGGCGGCTGTCCTTTGACGCCTCGGTGGAGTTCTTCGGCCTGGAACCGGGGGACAGGACCCTGGCGCCCGGCCCGCTGGCCGCCAGCCTAAACCTCTATGCCCTGTCCGAATGCCTGTATGCAGGCTCGGAGTTCCACACCCTGGCCAAGTTCGACGTCGGAGAGGCACACGCTGCCGTCAGCCACGACGGAATCACCCGGCTGGTCCTGGTCCCTACGATGCTCCGGCTCCTTAGCGAACGGGGCCTAAGCGGTGGTGTCGACGCAGCCGGCATCCGGAGCATCATCTGCGCCGGTTCGAAGCTGGACGCGCGGACCCTCGAGGCGGCACGCCGCTGGGCACCCAATGCCACCATCTTCGAGTACTACGGCGCCTCGGAGCTCAGCTTCGTCTCCGGCGCGGGCCTCCTGCCCGGGCAGCCCCCGGAACAGCTCGGAACCGGGATCGGCACGGCGTTTCCCGGCGTCGCAATCCGCATCCTCGACGACGCCGGAGACCCGTTGCCCGACCGAAGCGTTGGCAACATCTGCGTGCGCAGCGGGATGGTCAGTGACGGCTACCTCTGGGGCGACGACGGCCGCGCGCTGCAGAACGTCAACGGATGGCACACCGTGGGAGACCAGGGCTACCTTGAGGGCGCCACGCTGCACATGCTGGGCCGACGCGCAGAGATGATCATCACCGCCGGCACCAACGTCTACCCGCATGAGGTGGAGCTGGCTTTGGCTTCCATTCCGGGCGTGGCCGCCGCTGTTGCCGCGGGCCCTGCGGATGATCTCCGCGGCCAGAAGGTCGTCGCCGGCATTGTCCCCTCCCACGGGGGCGTGACAGCGACCCAGCTGAAGGCGGGCGTTGAGGGCGTGCTGGCCCGCAGCAAACGGCCGTTGCAGTACTTCCTCCTGGCGGAGCTTCCCCTGACGGACCGCGGCAAACTCAGCCGGGAACTGATGCTCGACTGGATCGCCCGCAACGACCCCCGGGTCCGGCGCCTTGACTAACCCCAGCACACTGATTCTTCCCGAGGACCGGCAGCCGGTCATCATCGCCGCCAGGCGCACCCCGATTTGCCGGGCCAACGGAGTCCTAAAGACCGTGCCCGCCCATGAACTCCTCGCCCCCGTCCTCCAAAGCCTGCTGCGCGACACGGCCGTGGCCCCGGAAGCTGTCGAGGACGTTCTGATCGGCAACGCCGTGGGCGGCGGCGGAAACGTGGCCCGGCTAGCGGCCCTCGGAGCCGGGCTGCCCGTCAGCGTCCCCGGTCTCACAGTGGACCGCCAGTGCGGCTCCGGTCTCGACGCAATTGTGCTCGCTTCCCGCTTTGTGGCCGCAGGCGGCGGCGGACTGTATCTGGCCGGCGGTGTGGAAAGCATCAGCACGGCCCCGCTTCGCGCCCGCACAAATAGCGCCGGCGTCCCGGAGTTCTTCTCCCGGGCGCAGTTTGTCCCCCCCGGATACGGTGACCCTGATATGGGGCAGGCCGCGGAAAACGTGGCCTCCCGCTTCGGGATCAGCCGGGAGCGCCAGGACGCCGGTGCGCTGCGCAGCCACCACCGCGCCCTGGCTTCGGCAGCGGCAGGACTCTTCGACGCCGAGATAGTTGAACTCCCCGGGGTGTCCGGACCGGACGGTCCGCGCACCATCCGGAGCGACGACGGGCCGCGCCGCGGGTTGACAGCGGCTGTGCTGGCCCGGTTCCCGCCGGCGTTTGCCGCCGCCGGTACCGTCACCGCAGGGAACTCATGCTTCGACGCCGACGCGGCCGCCGCCGTCGTGATCACCTCGGTCGAACGGGCACGTTCGCTCGGCGCCCGCGACGGGCTTTTGGTCCGGGACACGCAGACGGCGGGCGTGGATCCGGAACTCTTGGGCATCGGCGCGGCGGTGGCGGCCGCGCGGGTGCTGGGCCGCAGCCGCGTTACGGCCGCGGAGCTGGGCCTGGTCGAGTTCAACGAGGCATTCGCAGCCCAGACGATTGCGTGCCTGGACCGGCTCGGCATCGACCCGGAGCGCGCAAACCTCGATGGCGGGGCCCTGGCCCTCGGGCACGCCTACGGGGCGTCCGGCGCGGTGCTGGTCACCCGGCTGCTGGCCCAGGCCCGCCGCACCCCGGTGCAGGGACAGCTGGCGCTTGCCCTGATCAGCATCGCCGGCGGAATGGGAACCGCGGCGCTGCTGGAATACCGGAGTCTTCGGTAGTTGCGTCCCTGCCTCCGGTGGACATGCCCAACCGCCGTCGGCGCATGGACATGCCCAACCCCGGGCTCACCCGGTGGACATAACAGGTCTGGGTCCAGTGGCACGGGCCAGGGGAGGACATGTCCAGCGGCGGGTGCGGCTAGGGGAGGACATGTCCAGCGGCGGGTGGGGCTGGCTCGCCATGCCCCTCGGTCCCGGTCCCGGTCTCGGCTTCGCCCAGGCCGCGAGCAGCGAGCGCCTCTCCGGTTTGCCGGGCAAAGGCGACTGTGGTGATAAAGACCGGGAGGATCAGGGCACGGGGGTTGCGTTCGAGCCCGCGGGCTCGGGCGGCATCGCGGACGTCGCCATAGGCGCCGGCGATGAACGGGATGCTGCGGAGCATAATGGCGATGGTCAATGCGAAGCGCTCGGGATCCGCACCGAGGCGCCGGAAGGGCCGCGCCAGCGAAGCAACCCCGTCGAGCAGCCGCTGCACCGGGGTGGTGGCGGTGAGGATCGACGCCGCCACAATACAGACCAGCACGTTCAAGACAATCCGTGCCGCGGTAGGACCGCCCAGCTGCCACCACTGGAACACCCCGATCACCAGCAGCACCGGAAGCACCGGCCGGACCGCCTGCATCAGCCGCGACAGGCCTGCGCCGCCCAGCAGGAACACCACGGACAGCACTGCCAGAGCTGCTGCCGAAGCGGCCCAGTCCACAATCAGGAACGACGCAAGGCCGCAGCCGACAACCAGCAGGAACTTCAGCCACAGCGGTGCGCGGTGCAGCAGGGTATCTCCGGGCACATAGTTGGCGAGCAGGAACGCGTGGTTGCTCATAGCTGTTCCGCCTGCGGATGCCCCCGCCTCGGCCGGACCGGACCGGGGGCCGGAGCTTGAGTGGGTCGTGGCCAGGAGCCGAAGGGCCCGCCGGCGCAGAGCCCGCGGTAGTGCTCGACGGCGGCGGCAGGGCCGCCGTCGAACACCACCGTGCCGGCGTCGACCACAAGGACCCGGTCAAGGTCCAGCGCCAGCTCCAGATCGTGGGTGGAGAGGATGACCTGCTGGCTGAGCCCGGCCAGGGTGCGCCGCAGCAGTTCCCGGTTGCGCAGGTCCAGCAGGGTCGACGGCTCGTCCAGGACCAGCACGGCCGGATCCACGGCCAGGACCGCCGCAAGAGCCAACAATTGGCGTTCCCCGCCGGACAGCTCGTAGATGCTCTGGTCCGCCAGGGGCAACAGCCCAAAGCGCTCCAGCACCGCTTCGGCCTTGCTTCGCCGGTCCCGGGCATTGCGGACCGAACGCCGGAGGGAAAGTTCCACATCCTCTCGGCCGGTCGGCATGACGAGTTGGGACAGCGGATCCGTAAAGACAAAACCAACGCGCCGGCGTACTTCCCGGACTGCGCGGACGGTGTCCTGCCCGTCTACAGTGACAGTCCCGCTGCTTGGTTGCACGAGCCCGTTCAACAGCCGCAACAGGGTGGACTTGCCGGAGCCGTTGGCACCAATCACTCCGATCCGCTGCTCCGTGAATCGCAGGGTGAGCCCCTTCAGCAGGGTCTTCGGCTCGGCCCGGCCGTCGATGTCCACCCGCACCGCGGCCCGGTCCAGCACGATGGTGCTCATGGCCGCTGGGCCGCCTTGGCGTTGGAACTGCTGCCGGCCGCGGGGCCGGCCGGCAGAACGGTTTGGACCCGGCGGAGCAGCAGGTCCGGGAAGGCCTTGTGCAGGGTCAGCGCAATTGTCACGGCCAGCACGTTTTTGATCACATCTCCCGGGTAGAAGACCAGGTCACCGAGGAACGCTTTTTCGAAGTCAAGCTTTGCATTAACCATCACACCCAGGATGCCGAGGCCGTGGACGAAGATGATGCTGCTCACCATCGCAGCAGCAAAGAGAAGCGCCGGGCGGCCCCTGCCGGTACGGCCCGCGGTCCGCCGGAGCACCATTGCGCTGAGCCAGCCCACCGCCGTCGCGGCAAACACGAAGCCGATGATGTAACCCGCCGAAGGACCGGCCAGGACCCCGAGCCCGCTGCGTCCGCCGCTGAAGATCGGCAGCCCGGCGAGACCAAGGAGCACATAGAGCCCGACGGCGGCAAACGCCCTGCCGGGGCCGAGCGCGAGACCGGTCAGCATCACGGCGAGCGTCTGCACCGTGATGGGAACACCCAGCCCGGCCACCGGAACGGCGGCAATCAAGGCTGAGCCGGCCACCAGCGCAGCGAAAACCGCGATCAGTGCCAGGTCGGTGGCGTTCCAGCGGTTCCGTTGCCGGGCGCGGGTGGCGGCGTCGCTGCCAGTGGTCTCTGTCATGGGATTTCCTATCGCAAGTGACACGGGGACTGCTCCTGGATTTGACTCTACGGCCGCAGCGGCAAGGGTTTTTTGTAGATGCCCTACTAACCAGCGGACCGCCGGCTGGAGGCCCCCGCCAACAGCTGGCCACCGGAGATTCGGGCCGCCGGCGGCGTCCTTGTCAACAGCCGTAGGCTGGGCCGGTAGACTTGAAGCGGCCGTTCTCTCGGCCACACTGCCCCGGCCCCCACCAGATTCCACCGTTGTGCCGCGGCGTTCCCCGTTGTGAAAGGCCTTAGCTGCATTGATTACCGTCCAGGATCTCGAACTGCGCGCCGGCGCCCGCCTCCTTATGGACCAGGTGAGTTTCCGGATCGACAAAGGAGACAAGATCGGCCTTGTTGGTCGTAACGGTGCAGGCAAGACCACTCTGACCCGGGTACTTGCAGGCGAGGGCCAGCCGGCCGGCGGCAAGGTCACCCGCAGCGGCGAGATCGGCTACCTGCCGCAGGACCCCCGGACCCCGGACATGGAGCAGCTGGCCCGCGACCGGATCCTGTCCGCCCGCGGACTGGACATCGCAGTCGGCAAACTCCGGCAGACCCACGAGGACATGGCCAGCGAAGACGCTGAGGTCCAGCGCAAGGCCATGAACCGCTACGACCGGCTTGAATCGGAGTTCCTGGCCGCCGGCGGTTACGCGGCCGAAGCTGAGGCCGCGGCGATCTGCTCCAACCTCGCACTGCCGGACCGGCTGCTGAACCAGCCGCTCAAAACCCTCTCCGGCGGTCAGCGCCGCCGCGTCGAACTCGCCCGCATCCTCTACTCCGACGCCGAGACGATGCTCCTCGATGAACCCACCAACCACCTGGATGCGGACTCGATCGCCTGGCTCCGCGAGTTCCTCAAGAACCACCAGGGTGGTCTGATAGTTATCAGTCACGACACCGAGCTGCTTGAGGCCACCGTCAACAAGGTGTTCCTGCTCGATCCCAACCGCGCCCAAATCGACTTCTACAACATGGACTGGAAGCGTTACCTCACCCAGCGCGAGACGGACGAGCGTGCGCGCAAGCGGGAGCGCGCCAATGCCGAGAAGAAGGCCCAGGTCCTCTTCGACCAGGCCAACAAGATGCGCGCCAAGGCCAC
This genomic window from Arthrobacter sp. EM1 contains:
- a CDS encoding metal-sulfur cluster assembly factor, encoding MTELNVARTALEDVEEALMDVIDPELGVNIVDLGLLYGLKYSDDDGALLIDMTLTTAACPLTDVIEEQVGKALDGVVDEWRLNWVWMPPWGPERITEDGRDQMRALGFNI
- a CDS encoding neutral zinc metallopeptidase gives rise to the protein MSFNDNVQLDPSQVQDRRGAGRGVKVGGGIGGGIVLLIAVLLGVNPALLDGLGGSSTQDPGPQGQGAAAACLTGADADARLDCRITGTVNSLNAFWPAYLAETGTRYPQPQTVIFAAATGTGCGNATSEVGPFYCPADSTAYFDPGFFQELVDRFGSSGGPLAQEYVVAHEFGHHVQNILGNLDRAQQDPQGPESGAVRVELQADCYAGLWVHYATTAKDPATGVPFLEPLKEQDLKDALSAASAVGDDRIQKAATGKVTPEAWTHGSSAQRQTWFYRGYTSGDIKQCDTFTGATP
- a CDS encoding AMP-binding protein, with protein sequence MPFINRLLQWADDRPDGTAVVVAGQRLSWEELREAAAGLVDGSPAVTVLCEENSLHFAAAFTAAVAGERQCAVLDPAWPPHLQDEIRKRIGDAVPAADALVAGSALVDGPAGSPFLIGLTSGTTSVPKAFSRSRRSWRLSFDASVEFFGLEPGDRTLAPGPLAASLNLYALSECLYAGSEFHTLAKFDVGEAHAAVSHDGITRLVLVPTMLRLLSERGLSGGVDAAGIRSIICAGSKLDARTLEAARRWAPNATIFEYYGASELSFVSGAGLLPGQPPEQLGTGIGTAFPGVAIRILDDAGDPLPDRSVGNICVRSGMVSDGYLWGDDGRALQNVNGWHTVGDQGYLEGATLHMLGRRAEMIITAGTNVYPHEVELALASIPGVAAAVAAGPADDLRGQKVVAGIVPSHGGVTATQLKAGVEGVLARSKRPLQYFLLAELPLTDRGKLSRELMLDWIARNDPRVRRLD
- a CDS encoding thiolase family protein, which gives rise to MTNPSTLILPEDRQPVIIAARRTPICRANGVLKTVPAHELLAPVLQSLLRDTAVAPEAVEDVLIGNAVGGGGNVARLAALGAGLPVSVPGLTVDRQCGSGLDAIVLASRFVAAGGGGLYLAGGVESISTAPLRARTNSAGVPEFFSRAQFVPPGYGDPDMGQAAENVASRFGISRERQDAGALRSHHRALASAAAGLFDAEIVELPGVSGPDGPRTIRSDDGPRRGLTAAVLARFPPAFAAAGTVTAGNSCFDADAAAAVVITSVERARSLGARDGLLVRDTQTAGVDPELLGIGAAVAAARVLGRSRVTAAELGLVEFNEAFAAQTIACLDRLGIDPERANLDGGALALGHAYGASGAVLVTRLLAQARRTPVQGQLALALISIAGGMGTAALLEYRSLR
- a CDS encoding energy-coupling factor transporter transmembrane protein EcfT → MSNHAFLLANYVPGDTLLHRAPLWLKFLLVVGCGLASFLIVDWAASAAALAVLSVVFLLGGAGLSRLMQAVRPVLPVLLVIGVFQWWQLGGPTAARIVLNVLVCIVAASILTATTPVQRLLDGVASLARPFRRLGADPERFALTIAIMLRSIPFIAGAYGDVRDAARARGLERNPRALILPVFITTVAFARQTGEALAARGLGEAETGTGTEGHGEPAPPAAGHVLP
- a CDS encoding ABC transporter ATP-binding protein, which encodes MSTIVLDRAAVRVDIDGRAEPKTLLKGLTLRFTEQRIGVIGANGSGKSTLLRLLNGLVQPSSGTVTVDGQDTVRAVREVRRRVGFVFTDPLSQLVMPTGREDVELSLRRSVRNARDRRSKAEAVLERFGLLPLADQSIYELSGGERQLLALAAVLAVDPAVLVLDEPSTLLDLRNRELLRRTLAGLSQQVILSTHDLELALDLDRVLVVDAGTVVFDGGPAAAVEHYRGLCAGGPFGSWPRPTQAPAPGPVRPRRGHPQAEQL
- a CDS encoding biotin transporter BioY, which produces MTETTGSDAATRARQRNRWNATDLALIAVFAALVAGSALIAAVPVAGLGVPITVQTLAVMLTGLALGPGRAFAAVGLYVLLGLAGLPIFSGGRSGLGVLAGPSAGYIIGFVFAATAVGWLSAMVLRRTAGRTGRGRPALLFAAAMVSSIIFVHGLGILGVMVNAKLDFEKAFLGDLVFYPGDVIKNVLAVTIALTLHKAFPDLLLRRVQTVLPAGPAAGSSSNAKAAQRP
- a CDS encoding ABC-F family ATP-binding cassette domain-containing protein, whose translation is MITVQDLELRAGARLLMDQVSFRIDKGDKIGLVGRNGAGKTTLTRVLAGEGQPAGGKVTRSGEIGYLPQDPRTPDMEQLARDRILSARGLDIAVGKLRQTHEDMASEDAEVQRKAMNRYDRLESEFLAAGGYAAEAEAAAICSNLALPDRLLNQPLKTLSGGQRRRVELARILYSDAETMLLDEPTNHLDADSIAWLREFLKNHQGGLIVISHDTELLEATVNKVFLLDPNRAQIDFYNMDWKRYLTQRETDERARKRERANAEKKAQVLFDQANKMRAKATKAVAAQNMAKRAERLLGGLEAVRATDRVAALRFPDPSPCGKTPLTADGLSKSFGSLEIFTDVDLAIDRGSKVVILGLNGAGKTTLLRMLAGVDKPDTGEVVAGHGLKVGYYAQEHETLDVDRTVLQNMRSSAPDMNDAEVRNILGSFLFSGDDVDKPAGVLSGGEKTRLALATIVASSANVLLLDEPTNNLDPASRAEILGALSNYTGAVVLVSHDEGAVAALNPERVVLLPDGIEDHWNEDYLDLITLA